aaccaacaagattaggtcacacatatgctagatccgagtacacatagagatcacacggtccaaatccaacaagagacgatacatagggtaaccggttcttctccgtgaggaggtcttgaggtcttcccgttaggggtcttgaatccaagtggatcttctccgaagaggtgtCGGTCCCTCGCGATGGAGTAGATCCAGATGGATGAGCGAGGCTCTATCTCACACATGAGCTATCACAacgctaaccctagaaagagggaggaggaggagtatatatagtctaggtgggcgaaggggtacatgggcctcgacCCTTTACTATGCGTAGACAgacggggccggatgtccgggccttcaggaggagccggatgtccgggctggggggccggatgtccgtTCTGGCAGGATCGGTTTTGAAGCTTTCTGGAAAGGCGGTGTCCAGATTTCCAGGGAGGAGGTCGGATTTCCGGgccggggccggatgtccgggctggccgCCGAATGTCCGGGCCCTATAGACTTGGCCGCTGGTCCGTTGCTGCAGGCGACacctccaggggccggatgtccgaggtcatggccggatgtccgggaccTGGGAGCTGTTCTTGACtccttccgttggttctcttcttccgtgaacttggggacttgtccgtcttcacgtgcctCTTCGGGAGGGTCCTCTTGGTACCTAATCATGGACAACAtttcggacttaggtagtagccatgtctcgagtggatcatatgtaatatcactaaggaaggaagtcacctcggtattgagagctctagctcgtgctcatgtcataggtcctcttggcacttggtgagacaatggtaggtccatggggatgaccataggatgctTCGCATCACATCCGGACGGTGCACCACCTCAACATCAAGGAAGTAGTGCAAAGGACCCAAGTCCTTGATGGCGAACTCAGCGCGAAGACGAGCCGTGAGCTGACTGAGGAGACCAGCCATACATgccgtcaggatgatgtcgtcgacatagagTAGCAAGTAAGCCGTGTCAGAGCCCTGATCATAGACGAAGAGCGAGGCGTCTGAGCGGGTAGAGCGGAACCCAAGCTGATGGAGAAACGCCGCTATGCGCTGGTACCAAGCGCGCGGAGCCTGCTTAAGTCCGTACAAGGACCGCGAGAGCAGGCTCACGTGGTCGGGAAAGCGCCGGCTCAACAAACCCGGTGGGCTGCTGGCAGAAGACCTGCTCCGCGAGGTGACCATGGAGGAAGGCGTTGGAGACGTCCATCTAGTGCACCGGCCAAGTACGGGAGACCGCAAGGTGAAGAACCGTGCGTATCGTGCCGGGCTTGACGACCAgagcgaaggtgtcggtgaagtcgatGCCAGCACGCTGTCAGAAGCCACGAATGACCCAGCGCGCTTTATAGCGATCAAGGGTACCATCAGGACGGAGCTTGTGTTTGAAGACCCACTTCCCGGTAATCACGTTGGCGTGCCGGGGACGGGGAACAAGCTGCCACGTCCGGTTGCGCAACAGGGCGTCAAACTCCTCTTGAATCGCAGCCATCCAGAGCGGGTCACGAAGAGCGGCTCGTACGGAGGATGGCAACGGCGACAGCTCAGAGTTGGACGCCGCATGGACGTAGTCATCCGCAGCATAGCGCGAGCTCGGGCGAAAAACGCCCGTACGGGCGCGGGTGACCGGACCTGCCGCCGGGGGCACCGGGAGGGCCATGGGGGCCGCGGGCGCTGAGGGGGCCGCGGGGGCCACCGGCGCAAACGTCGGGGGCGCCGGGGGCGCCAGGGCCGCGGCTGGAGGAGGCGCCGCATGCGGGGGGTGCGCCTCAAAGCCAGGTGGTGGGCCAAGAGAGGCGCGCGAGCGCCCTGGGAGCGGCGTCGAGAGGCCCGCGTCACCGGCGGCGGGAGGAACAGCCGAGGGTACCTGCTGAACGGAAACACATGCTCATAAAAGTAAACGTGCTGGGAAGTGAACACACGGTGGGAGACAGGATCGTAGCACCGATATCCCTTGGAGTTGGAGGGGTAGCCGATGAAGATGCAAGCGATAGAACGAGGTGCGAGTTTGTGAGGAGTGGAGTCAGCAGTGCTAGCATAGCAAAGGCACCCGAAAATACACAAGCCATCATAAGATGGGGGCGTACCGAAGAGAAGATGGTGAGGTGCATAGTTCCACCGTGGGCGGCAAGGGCGAAGGTTAATGAGAAGTGAAGCAGTAGCGAGTGCGTCCGGCCAGAAACGAGGCGGCACATTAGGAACAGGAGCGTGCGAACGCAGTCGTTCAGAGTGCGAAGGACACGTTCGGCTCGACCGTTCTGCTGTGAAGTATACGGGCATGTGAGACGAAAAACTGTGCCGTGGTGCGACAGAAAAGTGCCGAAAGCAAGGTTGTCGAACTCTTTTCCATTGTCAGTCTGAAGAGCAAGGATGGGACGCCCAAACTGCATGCTAACATATGAGTAAAAAGATGTCAAAGTGGAGAGTGCATTCGACTTTCGTCTTAAAGGAAACATCCACACATAGTGAGAATAATCATCAAGGATAACCAGAAAATATAAATAGCCCGAATTATTAGGAACCGGAGAGGTCCACACATCGCTATGAATCAACTGAAAAGGAAAAGAAGCTATGGTGGTGGAGTTATTAAACGGGAGGCGAACATGTTTGCCGACATGACAGGTGTGATCCTCTATCTTAttacaactgaaactgaaactcctaagAATATGACAAAGTGTGACGGGGTTGGGATGACCCAAACGAGCGTGCCAGAGCTCGACGCCGGCGGAGAGAGCAACCGGTGCAGTGGtggaggtggacggcagatgcaCCGGATAGAGCTCGTCGAGGCTGTCACATCGGTGAAGTACCATCCTGGTTCGAGCGTCCTTGACACAAAAACCAAGCTCGTCAAATTCAATAGTAACAGGATTTTCATGAGTTAAACAACGAACGGAAACGAGGTTCTTAATAAGATGAGGTGACACAAGTATGTTAGACAAAGTAATAGGCATGGAATTAGAAGGAAAAGAAGTGTGCCCGACATGTGTGATAGGTATTGTGGAACCGTCGCTGACAATGATGCGGCGGTCGGTAGTGACAGGAGTGAAGGAGGCAAGATTACCAGGATGAGCAAACATGTGAGCCGTAGCCCCGGTGTCCATGTATCAATCACCGCCTCCAGTGTAGTTGTTCGGCGTAAGCGCGGTGTGCAGCGCGGCGAGGAGCGCCGGATCCCAAGGCGTCGGCGGCAgggccggcgagggcggcggcggggccgcaGGGAGACAATAGGCGCCGCTCAGCTGCGGCAGTGGGTAGCCTCCATACGGCTGCGGAGCCGCCTAGTACGCCTGATGCACCGGCGGGCGCGGCACGGGAAGGGTCGGTGCAGGAGCCCATGGAATCGGCATGGTGTAGGCATGAACAACACCGGTCCACGGGTTGTAGCCGGAGGCCCACAGAGGGGGCACCTAgaactgctgctgctgctgacggGGCTGGCCGGCGCCCTACGGCTGCTGCTGCTGACCGCCGCGGCGGCCCCTGCGGCGCCGTTCGGCGGGAGGGGTGGGAGGGGCGGGCGGCCCATAGGGCAGCGGGAGCAGCCCCGACTGCTGGGTGGCCGGGTACGATGGTTGCGCCGGGaacggcggcgggggcgcggccGGGGCGGCTGGAGGCGCCGAGGAGCCTTCGCGGGTGGTGTCGGCGGCGAGGGCGGTGTGGATAGCCCGCGCCTTCACCTGGTTCATCCGCCGCTCCTCCAAGCGGAGGTACGCAACGAACTTGGCGAAAGACGGTTGGGGATGAGGCTGAGGTTCGCCACGGCGTTGCCGAAGTCCTCGTTGAGCCCGGCGGTGAGCGTGTTGAGGAGGAGGTCATCATCGATCTTTGCGCCAATATCGGGGAGCTCGTCAGCGAGAGTCTTCAGGCAGTGATAGTATTCGTCGACGGAGGTGTTGTCCTGATGACACCCGAAAAACTCTTGCTGCAAAAAAACACGACGCTGGAGCTGGTTGTCGGTGAAGAGCCCGTTCAGCTTGGTCCACACGGCGCAGGCATCGTCACCGTCCGCCACGACCGTCTGGAAGAGGTCCGACGAGATGGTGAGGAAGAACCAGCGGATGATCGTGGTGTCGATGGTGGACCAGTCATGGAACTCGGGGACGAGGCTGGAGTCGACGGTGCCGTCCATGTGGTCGATGAGGTGATACTCCCGGAACACGAGGGAAAAATACGTCTTCCACGTGTAGTAGGAGGAGTACGCCTGCGAGAGACGAACCGGCACCCGCTCGAAGATGTTGAGGTTGCGGATGTTATTGACGCCGGGAGGGTTGGCGTCGGCGAACGGGTTGGAGTTGGTGGACGCGGAGGAGGTGACGGACGACATAGCGAGGACGGGACGGAGCGGGCGGCTCGGACGGCGCGGATAATGCGGTTGACGGGTCGGGTAGAAGCCTCTTGGCACAGGAGAAGCGGGTGGCGGGCGGGGTCGCGGGTTCGTGGGTGGCAGGCAGCGCGCGGGTTCGCAGGTGGCAGGCGGCGCGAGTGGCGGGTAGCGCGCGGGTGGCGAGTGGCGTTCGCGGGTGGCAGGCGGCGCGTAGCGCGAGGGTGGCGATTGGCGTTCGCGGGTGGCAGGCGGCGCGAGTGGCGAGTGGCGAGTAGCGCGTGGGTGGCGAGTGGCTCGGACGGCGCAGGCTCGCGGAATCGCGCTGGGTTGGGCGAGGCGGAAAAAACCGCGGCGGCCGAGGAGTGGATGGGCAGCGGCAGGGGagatcgggcggcggcggggcgcagGAGATGCGCGGGCGGCGGTGGGAAAGTGGCGGCGGCcagcggggaggggggggggcgcacggGCGGCGGCAGAGGAAGGCTAGGTTAGAACCTAAAAACTGATACCATGTATGAGATTATGATTGCACGATATATTGCTCTCGTGCATAGGTacgtatatatgatgtacaaCGGTGGGCCACAGACCTCAACTATATAAAAAACTAGAAGGCAGGTCCAATACGCAATATACACATAATACGTATGCTCAACACTCATGATGACCAGGCTACTGGTACGGTAGTGTAAGTGTCTCTGTTAATTGGAGAGCGAGACCGTGCACGGCTCGTGATGGCTGGTGAGGTCTGAACTTTGACATGCATACAGCAAAGCGGATAGTGTAACTTGTTCCTCCGAGAGTGGAACGATAGCAATTAGCAAGTGAGCAGGCGGCCAGGGTAATTCAGTTTCTGGTGTATGCGTATGCCTTCTGCGCTCCCTGGCAGTACTCTCCCCATAAAATTAGCCATCCAAACCTTGCAGACATTGATCATTCTTTACTTCCTTACTTTTTTAAGAGAAGGCCACCACGGAGACCAGTATTCATCAGAAAAATATGATAGGGTATCAACATGACACTGGCATGGCACCTGCCTTTTCCGTCAAAAAAGTCACAGGGAAATAAAAAAGAGTACAAAAGTTTTTTACAGAGTAAAAATATCATAAAACTACCACAATTTGGTAGGATTCAGAAAAACTGTAACTTTTTTAAAATTTCCTAAAACCTACCTTTTTGGTTTGTTAAAAAAAACTAGTTGTTGAATCGTTACGTTGTAATGGGGTTTATGACACGCCTGACCCACCTATCAGGGCCACATTAGCTAGGGACAGACGGCGCGGCCACTCATGGCTGTTAGGGCAGGCCGTTCCGACCAGGTCAAAAGGACCCGAGCCGGCTCACTATCTCCCCCCTCGCTCTCCTCGCTCTTCTCTCTTTGTCCGGAACCCGGTCGACCACACCGACGACCGCAATTCTCGCCGTTGGTGACCACACCATCGTGGAAGGATGGGGATGAGAGCACTGATGACGATATTAGCATGGTCGACGGTTACATGGACATGGAGTACTTTGTAAGATTTCTCTTCTTTGATAAGGGTTAAGGTCTGGAGATTTTTCTGTTCTGAGCTTTGTTGCACCGATTGGAAGGAATTTTTTGCTCATCTAGCTGTAATGGATACCATTCTTGAGGCACTCTATTACGGTGTTGTTGTCAGTGTTGTGGATGATATGCCCAAATGCATGTTGCGCAAGCTTAAGCACGTCGTTGAGCCCTTGTCCTTCGTCCGctcctcttcttcctcgtctcttaGTTTCCTCTCTCCTCTGTACATCACTAAAACCCCCTGTTCTCGGTTCGGTATTGCGCTTGACCACGGTGCCACCGCACACGGGGAACCGCCCTTACCTCCCCTGGTCTGTCTGGTCGCTCTTGAAGTTCTATGGTGGGTCGCGGTGGGCCGCCCGATGAAAATCATATATAACGGTTGCGGAGGTGGTGAACGGCGCAAGAAAATTAGCCAGTCACTTCCTTTAAAATAGTCTTCCGAGTAAAAAAAGAAATAATTCATTTTAATACGACACGTCCCATCTTGCGATCAAACAATTTACACATGGTACGAAATGTCCGTCTTAATGGTTTGATACAAACTTTGCAAGAGGTACAGCTATATCTCTGCCAACGCGTCGTGGGCGCAGTTGAAAAAAAAAATCCAGATCCAAATGGACAAGGCAAACGATGAGTGACGACGGTCTCTGTCCATTAACCTTATCCGCTCTAGAAGACCCGCGCGTAGCAGCTTCTCTGATCGTTACACGTGTCGCCCATCTGCCCGTACATGGGCCGGGTCCCATCTCCCATGCCTTCCTGTCTGACCGAGCGGCAGCCCGCAGTCCCGAACGCAATTGGCTACCTGCGGCCATGCATGCAGCAACGATCCACACGTAGGCGGCAAGCGCCAGGGTGGAACCACCTCCCTCACACGTGTCACCCGCGTACGGAGCACAATTTCCTAGGTGGAGGTCGAGCCTGACACTCCAAAAtccaacttcccgtctttcttctCCATCGCGGTAGTAAAATCTTTCCATCCTAAAGTTTAGTACTCAGGGAAGACTAGAATAAAATCTGCCTTTAACCAACTCTTTGTCCATCGGTGACTTTTCTTCTTCGCACGATCGAACATGCAAGAATGTATACCAGCGCTATATATATAcacctctctctcacacacacacataacTAAGGCCCTCGGTATATATCTTCCTGCGCTTGCGTACACCGCAGCTGCTGATTGATCTTGCCGGCCGGCGGAGGAGGTAGACGAAGATGCTGGGCGGCGGCGTGTCCTTCTCATTCAGCGACGTGCTGACCATCTGCGGGCTGCTGGCGGTGCAGTGCATCTTCGGTCTCTACATGATGTTCCTCAACCGGCTACTCGTAGCCGGCGTCCCGTCgctcttcatcatcgtcgtcgcaTGCGCCGCCTCCTCCGTCGTCGTTCTCCCCTTCGCCATCGCCCTCGAGAGGAAGAAATGGCCCAAGCGCTGGAGCCCCGTGTTGATAATCCAGCTCGTTATGATCTCCCTTGGAGGGTGAGAAACAAAAATGAATCAATCGTAACCTTCCACGCATATATATTATTAAGAGCTTGTCATTTGCAGTCCATCCCTGCTTTTTTTTCTTGCGAGAAGTTCATCTCTGCTCTTGATTGATAGCTAGGCAGTCTTCATCATAAATGCTTCAAATAAAGTTGTACTGTATATATAGTAGTGTACTAACTGTTTATTTTGATAGATTTAGATTTGCCAATAGCTATAGGTTTTAAAGTATTAAAATACTTGAGATTTTCATATATTATTATGTTATGAAGTTATCTGCAATTCTCTTAATTAGTTATTTATGATGATGATTGACATTTACCCCTACATGGTTACTTGTTCATAATGTCCATGGTTCATCAAATGCATTGCTGTAAAGATTCAGATACTACCAAATGCTGGCTATCGGTTTAACAAAACATTTTTTTTAGACAGGAGGCATCTGCCCGGCCTTAAACTGAGATCTTTTTTTTATATCTTTGTGTAGGGTATCAATATACCAAGTCTTGATGATGCTCGGCGTCGAGCGGACCTCACCAGCAATCGCCTCGGCCATGCCCAATCTTGGCCCTGGCTTCATCTTCGTCATCGCCGCCTGCCTGAGGTACCGAACCAAATCCTTGATAAGGGAAAAACAACACATTGTTGACTTTCGGACTGACCAAGTAGGTCTACTACTAGTGACTCTGCTTATATATATGCAGGTTTGAGAGATTTGAGTGGAGGTGCAAGTACACCAGAGCAAAGATCTTGGGTACGTTGGTATGCATCAGTGGAGCAATGTGCGTGAGCTTCCTGAAGAATCCCTATCCCGGCACAGTGCCAGAGTCCGTTCCCAGGGACCAAGAGTTGTCTGGCATGAAAATCTACAGAGATTGGGTCCTTGGCTGTGTGTACCTGCTCACTGGAGTCACGGTCTTCGCTTGCAACACTGTCCTGCAGGTACACGCTGATAAGATAAACACTAGTCATAACTGTGCTATTTTGTTAGAATTAGAGCTGAATCTGATGCGCAAATGTAGGCTGCAACCCTCAAGAGGTTCCCGGCGCCGCTGTCGATCTGTGTGATCACCGCcatgatgggatcgatcttcaGCGCCATCATCCAGGTCATCATGGATGGCAAGCTCGGCGCGGGCACTGCAGGCAACATCCCCAGAATAATCGGTGAAATTGTGCTCGTGGTACATACCACTAGTACATTgtcgatccatattaattgtcgctgATTTAGTATAAGTTGTAGACCCGTGATCTCAGCAATAGTATGTGACACTGACGTCGTTGTAACCTGCACTGAAAATAGTGGCAATGCTAGTGCAGGGAGGTGTGGTGATTGGCCTGTGCACGACGTTCCAGGTGTCGAGCATCGGCCGCAAGGGGCCTGTCCTGGTGTCCATGTTCAGCCCGTTCCAGACCGTGTTCTCGGCCTTCATCTCCTTCATCTTCTTTGGGCAATGGATCGGCACAGGGTGGTACGTACGTAGTACGTCGGCCATGCAGCCGCGCCGCAAGGAAGAATATGTCAATGCGTAGCTGCATTTGGTACACTGACATTTGACATCAGCATTGTCATATTCGTATTTCGTTGCAGCCTGGTGGGGATTGCGCTCATGTTTGCGGGCCTCTATGTGGTGCTATGGGCCAAGAACCGGGAGGACAAGATGTTCGCCGAGCTTGCGCTGCCGTCTGACTCTGACGCGACTGAATCTGATATCGAGAGGCCATTCTTGCAGTGACGAGTTGGGCAAAAAGCAAAATCGCTTGCTTCCACTACTTGCTAGACGCTGTAGGAATCTACACTGATCCTATCTACTGTTTGACTATCTTTTGCGGAGATATTGTTTGGATTTTGGAAAACTCAAGTTATTTTACAGGCCGCTGAGCAAAGTCCCGTACTCTCGCTTTACCTCGTTATAAGTGTCAACGTTCCTTCTGACACACTTGCCGCCTTGCTTTgaatattactccctccgtttctaaacatatttctttttagagattccattATAAATTACATGCtaagcaaaatgaatgaatctatactctaaaattcTTAGAACGCTCAAGCTTTCTAAAGCTTTCTAAAGCAAGGACATTATCAGCAGGTTGTGCAACCTCAACCAACGATGCCTATGTCGATGCCTCGCCTTTGACGGCTTCAGGGTCTGATGTGCAGGTTGTTTCAGTGCCCAAGACCAAGGCTAAGAAGGGGGTTCGATGCTGGAAGTGCGCGGTTGATACGCATGCAGCGAAAGATTGCACCGTGCAACATTACTGTTATATTTGTGACAATATAGCTCATCCGACGTTGCAGTGCCCGGTTCTTAAACTCGCTAAGCCCAACGCTTCTGTCTCTGGAATTGGTGCTGAGGAGACTTACTTTGTACAGTTATCAAATTGCGTGGTGAAAGAGCACTTGGCGCTGACACAGACACCGATACGTGTTCAGGTTACTGGCTTGATGGTACCGGCTAGCGTTGTCGAGAGCCAGATTGCCAGAAGATGTCCGGTCCATGATAAATGGAAGTGGGAGGCTATTCAGCATGGGTCCGATGGAATGCTTACCTTGTTAGCTTTCCGTCTTTTGAGGATTTGGACAGGGTGGATGGAATCCAGATGAACGTGCCATCAGCTAATGCCCATATGACTATTACCGCATGGAGATCACAGGAGGTTCCACATAAGATCGAACATCAGCAGATTTGGCTTCATGTCGAGGGCGTTCCTCATACGGTTCGCCATTTTTTGGGATTATGGGCCGTTGGTACTCTTATGGGTAAGACGTTGGATGTGGATCTTTTTACTCTCCGACGCCGTGGAGTTGTCCGTATTCTCGTCGCTATGACCAACACTCAGATTTTGGCAAAGGACAAGGATGATGTTGGAACTTTTGTCGTGACGGATGTGGTGGTCAAGCTCAAGGGCTATGCATTCACTTTCAGGAGGGAGCCAGAGGGATACAGTCCGGATCCTGACTTTGTTCCGTTCATTTGGAGACGCAAGCATGATGATGCGGGTGATAATAGTGGTGCGAAGGAGAAGGACGACCATATAGACACCTCGGAGCACACTGGCAACCCATCCATTAATTCATCCTCTAGTTCTGCTCCAGCGAATGTCAATCAGGTACCTCAGGTGCAACGACGGGAACTCGTGAGCCTTGGTCTTGGTGATGCACCAGGAGGTGGATCCCCGCGGTTACACCGGCAGGTGTCATCTTCACGTTCCCCGCCGCAGGGCGTGCCTGGATCGCAGCCGGCGTAGCCAACTCATTCGGCAGTGTTGCATCCCGTGGTTCTCAAGTCCGTGCATGCCACTGacggctcgggggggggggggggcatccgGACTCTTCATTGGTGCACCGGCAGCCGACGGGTAAGGTGGCGTTGCAACCGTCGTCGCCAACACTTTTTGACGAAACGCTGTTGGAGCAGCTTCTCTTTTTCATTTATAAGAGGAAAGGTGTTACAAGTATTTGGTCGGAGCAGGCCGCTATACATCAACTATGCCAACAGCCGGCAACCCAGCAACATACATCAGCACATAATTCAGTCTGGCTCTCGAGGTCTGTCCAAAAACAGCTGAATCCTATGACGCCCAGCCTGGTTCCATATCCTAAATTCATCAATCATCAAGTTGAAGACCGCACTGACGGTGGACGCCTTGCTTTGGAAAATCCGGGCATTCCTCTCGCACCACGTGAACCACCAGATTGCCACTGCCAGACGCCCCAGCCCTTTGAGTTGGTCAGGTTAGCGTTCACCACGTTGGACTCCCACCAGTCAGCAAGGCTGGTTGTCGCCGCCGTCGGCGCAAGAGTGGTGGGAAGGTTGCAACGGTTGAGCATCAGACTCCATAGAGCTTGGGTGTAGGAGCAGCGTGCTAGGAGGTGATCAGCACACTCGTCCGCCGCCCGGCAGAGAGAACAAATTGGGTCGTGCGGCCATCCTCTTTTCTGCAGGTTATCCGCTGTAAGACATTTTCCTAGGATCGCAAGCCAAGCGAAAATTCTGCATTTTAGCGGAGCATCTGCCGCCCATATGTGTCGCTGACCGGCGAGGCGAGTACACCCCTCGAACTGCACGGCATATGCAGTGGCCGAAGAGTAGGCGCCATTCGGCGTCCATCTCCAGATCACTGAGTCGGGAGTTCCCAGCAGCAGGTGCACATCAGCAACCGCCTCCCAGAGCTTTGTGTATTGGATAATAGTTGCTGGCGTAAGAGGGCGACGCAGGTGTCTGATCCAACGGCCATCTTGTAGGGCTTGGGACACCGTGAGGTTTTTGCGAGTGCAGCAAGCAAATAGGTCCGGCGCTGCACAACTCAAGGATACCCCATTCCGCCAAGGCTCATACCAGAACTTAATCCTTTCCCCATTTCCGAGAACGAACTTGACGGATGCATTGAAGAGGTCGTTAAGTTTCTTGTCCACTGTCATAGGTAGGCATGCCCATGGCTTGTCCGGCTCGTTCCAGGATTGCCAAAGCCAGCGAAGGCGGAGTGCCATGCCTTGAGCTTGCAGGTTGGAGATCCCAAGTCCCCCATACATCTTTGGCCGACACACAAGCTTCCAGCTCACCAAGCATTTGCCCCCAACGGCAACCTCCTTGCACTCCCAAAGAAAGCCCCTTCTTATTTTGTCAACAAGTTTATGTAACCAAATCGGTTGCGCCAGGGCAATCATCTGGAAAACCACCATCGCAGACAGGAACTGCTTGACAAGCATAAGCCGCCCGTCCAGGCCCATGAGCCCAAGCTTCCAACAACGAACTTTGGATAGTATCTTGTCTATATATTCCTCATAATCGACCATCTTCAGTCTGGAGTCGGAAAGCGGCATTCCTAGGTACTTGCAAGGGAATTTTTTACAGGCACCCATTGAGGCACCCATAATCAACGACAAATTCAAGCCCTCACAGCGGATGGGTTTGAAAgaactcttttcaaaatttgtGTGTAAACCGTTCGCATTGCCAAAGAGTTGGAGCAGTTGCTTGATGGATGCAATTTCAGAAGGGTCCGGGTTGATGAAGATTACAGCATCATCGGCATATAACGAGGTGCGAAAAGGCATGCGAGATGATCCAATAGGCTTGAGCACCTCGGCTTCAACAGCGACACTGATGAGGGCAGCAAGGCAGTCCATCACAATGACAAAAAGCAGTGGGGACATAGGGTCTCCCTGCCGAAGGCCCTGCTGATGGTGAATTGAGTCTGTGAGGGCGCAATTGACAAGCACCTTGGACGTGGCAGTAGACAGCATGACAG
This sequence is a window from Aegilops tauschii subsp. strangulata cultivar AL8/78 chromosome 7, Aet v6.0, whole genome shotgun sequence. Protein-coding genes within it:
- the LOC109755826 gene encoding WAT1-related protein At5g47470-like, producing MLGGGVSFSFSDVLTICGLLAVQCIFGLYMMFLNRLLVAGVPSLFIIVVACAASSVVVLPFAIALERKKWPKRWSPVLIIQLVMISLGGVSIYQVLMMLGVERTSPAIASAMPNLGPGFIFVIAACLRFERFEWRCKYTRAKILGTLVCISGAMCVSFLKNPYPGTVPESVPRDQELSGMKIYRDWVLGCVYLLTGVTVFACNTVLQAATLKRFPAPLSICVITAMMGSIFSAIIQVIMDGKLGAGTAGNIPRIIGEIVLVGGVVIGLCTTFQVSSIGRKGPVLVSMFSPFQTVFSAFISFIFFGQWIGTGCLVGIALMFAGLYVVLWAKNREDKMFAELALPSDSDATESDIERPFLQ